In the genome of Ignavibacteriales bacterium, one region contains:
- the rsmH gene encoding 16S rRNA (cytosine(1402)-N(4))-methyltransferase RsmH, which translates to MSDHHTPVLLDESITHLITRSDGFYFDGTVGFGSHTEGILKHLSTNGVLIATDVDTDAFNFSYNKFKDDKRVKLYNYNFSEIDTISKIESIDKFDGIFADLGVSSFQLDNASSGFTYRSSAQLDLRMDKTKKLNASDIVNTFSEESISKILFEFGEEKKSRQIAKKICEARAEKKIETTIELSSIIEKLTPPNYLSKTLSRVFQALRIYVNDELGKLKSFLDKSITLLRSGGRIAILTYHSLEDRIVKEVFKYETLDCICPKEYPICKCEKTPRLKIITRKPITPGISEIQKNRRARSAKLRVAEAV; encoded by the coding sequence ATGAGTGATCATCATACTCCTGTACTGTTGGATGAAAGTATAACTCATCTGATAACCAGAAGTGATGGTTTTTATTTTGATGGCACGGTAGGATTCGGAAGTCACACGGAAGGTATTCTGAAACATTTAAGCACTAACGGAGTTTTAATTGCAACGGATGTTGATACGGATGCCTTCAATTTTTCTTATAACAAATTTAAAGATGATAAAAGAGTAAAATTGTACAACTATAATTTTTCAGAAATAGATACAATTTCGAAGATAGAGTCAATCGATAAATTCGATGGAATCTTCGCTGATCTAGGTGTCTCTTCTTTTCAACTTGATAATGCATCATCAGGATTTACTTACCGATCATCCGCGCAACTTGATTTGCGAATGGACAAAACGAAAAAACTAAATGCTTCTGATATAGTTAATACTTTTAGCGAAGAGAGTATCTCTAAAATATTATTTGAATTCGGTGAGGAAAAAAAATCAAGACAGATCGCAAAAAAAATTTGTGAAGCACGTGCAGAGAAAAAAATTGAAACAACCATTGAACTCAGTTCTATAATTGAAAAATTGACTCCGCCGAATTATTTGAGCAAAACTTTATCAAGAGTATTCCAGGCTTTAAGAATTTATGTTAATGATGAATTGGGCAAACTCAAATCGTTTCTCGACAAGTCAATTACCTTGCTCAGATCAGGCGGTAGAATAGCAATTCTCACATATCATTCCCTTGAAGACCGGATTGTAAAAGAAGTTTTTAAGTATGAGACTCTTGACTGCATTTGTCCAAAAGAATATCCGATATGCAAATGCGAAAAAACGCCAAGGTTAAAAATAATTACTAGGAAACCGATTACTCCTGGTATTTCTGAAATTCAAAAAAACAGACGAGCACGAAGCGCAAAATTACGAGTTGCAGAGGCTGTGTGA
- the pepF gene encoding oligoendopeptidase F — MSYNSILNSNQEIQTEQASLLKRSDIDDKYKWDLSHIYKTDADWENDFKWVENNLAGYKKFKGLVGQDSENLLKCLQFDDSIGIKLERLYLYAMLSKDSDMKVPVYQSMDERIKSLSVKLSAESSFIKPEILNIPSDTLREMIATNQDLNVYAHYLDDLSRFKAHTLSEEGEKILALSGELSMTPYNVFSMMTNADLKFPVIQDDCGNDIEITHGRYYAAMYSKDREYRERAFKNYLKPYTEFNNTFMSLFNGNLKANVFNARARNYSSALETSLSRNNIPVSVYENLIKTVNENLKPLHRWAEIKKKILGLDELHPYDVYVTLFSVDKEKKYSFDEAKGIVLESLKPLGNDYLASIKKAFNNRWIDVYETPSKRSGAYSSGTTFGVHPYVLLNWTDLLNDVFTLTHEMGHNMHSYYTGQTQPYIYANYSIFLAEVASTFNEALLLEYLITNTKSKHEKLFLVEKYLNNITSTFYRQVMFAEFEKVVYEKTEAGEALTAQDLCGIYSRLFKKYWGESMVVDEEESYSWARIPHFYYNFYVFQYATGFAASEVLSNKIKLSGEQAVEKYLNFLKAGNSDYSINILRDAGVDMSSSTPVQAVAAKMNLLLDELEL; from the coding sequence ATGTCATATAATTCTATACTAAACAGTAATCAGGAAATTCAAACGGAACAGGCATCATTGTTAAAGAGAAGTGATATTGATGATAAATACAAATGGGATTTATCTCATATCTATAAAACAGATGCTGATTGGGAAAATGATTTTAAATGGGTTGAAAACAATCTCGCAGGATACAAAAAGTTTAAAGGATTAGTCGGACAGGATTCTGAAAATCTCTTGAAGTGTCTTCAGTTTGATGATTCAATAGGAATCAAACTGGAACGACTTTATCTCTACGCAATGCTTTCCAAAGATAGTGATATGAAAGTCCCGGTTTATCAGTCAATGGATGAGCGTATTAAATCACTATCAGTAAAACTCTCAGCCGAATCTTCATTCATAAAACCTGAGATATTAAATATTCCTTCGGACACACTTAGAGAAATGATTGCAACAAATCAGGATCTTAATGTTTATGCGCATTATCTTGATGATCTTTCAAGATTCAAAGCTCATACCCTGAGCGAAGAAGGAGAAAAAATTCTGGCACTATCAGGTGAACTTTCGATGACACCTTATAATGTGTTTTCAATGATGACCAATGCCGATCTTAAATTCCCTGTTATCCAGGATGATTGCGGAAATGATATTGAGATAACTCACGGCAGATATTACGCCGCAATGTATTCCAAGGATAGGGAATACAGGGAACGCGCATTTAAAAACTATCTTAAACCTTACACAGAATTCAATAACACTTTCATGTCGTTATTTAATGGCAACCTTAAAGCGAATGTATTTAATGCACGGGCAAGGAACTATAGCTCAGCGCTGGAAACATCTCTCAGCCGGAATAATATTCCGGTAAGTGTATATGAAAATCTTATTAAGACTGTAAATGAAAATCTTAAACCTCTGCACCGATGGGCAGAAATAAAAAAGAAAATTCTTGGGTTGGATGAATTGCACCCTTACGATGTTTATGTCACACTCTTTTCAGTTGACAAAGAAAAAAAATATTCATTTGATGAAGCAAAAGGAATTGTACTGGAATCCTTAAAACCTTTGGGTAATGATTATCTTGCTTCAATCAAAAAAGCATTTAATAACAGGTGGATTGATGTGTATGAAACTCCATCCAAGCGAAGCGGTGCTTATTCATCCGGCACCACGTTTGGTGTTCATCCTTATGTTTTACTTAATTGGACGGATCTTTTGAATGATGTGTTTACACTTACGCATGAGATGGGTCACAATATGCATTCTTACTATACAGGACAAACTCAGCCTTATATCTACGCAAACTATTCAATATTTCTTGCTGAAGTAGCATCAACATTTAATGAAGCCTTGCTGCTTGAATATTTAATCACTAATACAAAATCAAAACACGAAAAATTATTCCTGGTTGAAAAATATCTGAACAACATTACTTCAACATTTTACAGGCAGGTAATGTTCGCTGAATTTGAAAAAGTCGTATATGAAAAAACTGAAGCAGGCGAAGCTTTAACGGCTCAGGATTTATGTGGCATTTATAGCAGGCTGTTTAAAAAATACTGGGGTGAATCAATGGTCGTTGATGAAGAAGAGTCATACAGTTGGGCAAGGATTCCACATTTCTATTATAACTTTTATGTTTTTCAATACGCAACAGGGTTCGCAGCTTCTGAAGTTTTATCAAATAAAATTAAGTTAAGCGGAGAACAGGCTGTTGAAAAGTATTTAAACTTTCTTAAGGCCGGTAATTCGGATTATTCAATTAACATACTACGCGATGCTGGTGTAGATATGAGTTCCAGTACACCGGTGCAGGCTGTTGCTGCAAAAATGAACCTGCTACTTGATGAACTGGAATTATAA
- a CDS encoding T9SS type A sorting domain-containing protein, which produces MSNVISYVVTIPPFPPVAVPILSFNDSVWIAPSNWIVKEFAPSTVIDLSVLNFSVFTIPGYTAEILTPPTDVSELLPDEIDFKLEQNYPNPFNPKTKIKYTVADHSDIKLSVYDVLGNLVQILVNENKSPGTYETEFPLQNGKDELNLTSGIYFYRLEINSGSSAGGINSITKKMIFIK; this is translated from the coding sequence ATGAGTAATGTTATAAGTTATGTTGTAACAATACCACCATTTCCACCTGTTGCTGTACCTATTTTATCTTTTAATGATTCCGTTTGGATTGCGCCATCAAACTGGATTGTAAAGGAATTTGCTCCATCGACAGTTATTGATTTGTCCGTACTTAATTTCTCGGTATTTACAATTCCTGGATACACTGCAGAAATTTTAACTCCGCCGACTGATGTATCTGAGTTGTTACCGGATGAAATAGATTTTAAACTTGAACAGAATTATCCGAATCCATTTAATCCAAAAACAAAAATCAAATATACTGTTGCAGATCATTCTGATATTAAGTTATCTGTGTATGATGTTCTTGGTAACCTTGTACAGATACTTGTAAATGAAAATAAATCTCCCGGTACTTATGAAACTGAATTTCCTTTACAGAATGGAAAAGATGAACTAAATCTGACGAGCGGAATTTATTTCTACAGACTTGAAATTAATTCAGGTAGTTCTGCCGGAGGGATCAACAGCATTACCAAGAAAATGATCTTTATTAAATGA
- a CDS encoding transpeptidase family protein yields MNNSRALVVIALIFLFFVALVVKLVDIQLVKGEELRYFAEKQQTRVEKINPERGFIFDRDNTLLVYNKNDVSFFVDLRMTKKADKQKIAERFSKIFKKNKSHYLDLMSGTGKNICIEKKVASETALQLKQFKVNGLFYAEDPTRVYHYENFASHVLGYVNNENVSVNGIEKFFDKNLTGTEGIRLVERNAIDQMITISEEETRRPVNGNNIVLTISKSYQNILEEELKRGIELYEGSDAVGVMMDPNTGEIIALSSIGDFDPNKYWDYSDSERRNKVITDTYEPGSTFKAISMSALIDQNLVNDKTLVFGENGKYRYKNVNITDTHENGWLNPSGVMEQSSNIGMAKLAQKLDEEIFYKYIRGFGFGNYTSINLPGEVKGRLKKPTEWNDITKAFVSFGYEISVTPIQMAAAYCAIVNGGILYQPQLIKKEIGADGNIIYENQPKEVRRIISAGTSEKMKKILASVVEKGTGKNAKSELIHVGGKTGTSQKLVNGKYSKTEYNSSFVGFFPADNPKVVCLVLVNSPKVGKYGGYVAAPIFKNIVDRIITSNLKDFQAPEVNKENDADIKMVFTKNSEQTFSPKKYKKVTITNKNIMPDLNGATLRDAITALTELGINYKVTGSGIISTQSIIPGEKIKKGMICFLQCAEVSIEGAAVY; encoded by the coding sequence ATGAATAATTCCAGAGCGCTGGTCGTAATAGCATTGATATTTCTCTTTTTTGTAGCATTGGTTGTTAAGCTTGTGGATATTCAGCTTGTTAAGGGTGAAGAATTAAGATACTTCGCAGAAAAACAGCAGACCAGAGTCGAAAAAATAAATCCCGAACGCGGATTCATTTTCGATCGTGACAATACCTTACTTGTTTATAACAAGAATGATGTTTCATTTTTTGTCGATCTAAGAATGACAAAAAAGGCTGATAAGCAAAAAATCGCTGAACGATTCAGTAAAATTTTTAAGAAGAACAAATCGCACTATCTCGATTTAATGTCAGGCACAGGGAAAAATATTTGTATCGAAAAGAAGGTAGCATCAGAAACAGCCCTGCAGTTAAAACAATTCAAAGTTAATGGACTCTTTTATGCTGAGGATCCAACCCGTGTTTATCACTATGAAAATTTTGCTTCACATGTACTTGGCTATGTGAATAATGAAAATGTTTCCGTGAACGGAATTGAAAAATTCTTCGATAAAAATTTAACTGGTACTGAAGGTATCCGACTTGTTGAGAGAAATGCAATTGACCAGATGATCACAATCTCCGAAGAAGAAACGAGGAGACCGGTCAATGGAAATAACATAGTTCTTACAATCAGCAAATCATACCAGAACATTCTTGAAGAAGAACTCAAAAGAGGTATTGAACTCTACGAGGGAAGTGATGCAGTAGGAGTAATGATGGACCCAAACACTGGTGAGATAATCGCACTCTCCAGCATTGGTGATTTTGATCCAAATAAATATTGGGACTATTCCGATTCCGAAAGACGAAACAAAGTTATAACAGATACATATGAGCCAGGTTCTACCTTCAAAGCGATATCAATGTCAGCTCTGATTGATCAAAATCTTGTAAATGATAAAACACTGGTGTTTGGTGAAAATGGAAAATACAGATACAAAAATGTTAACATAACCGATACGCATGAAAATGGCTGGTTAAATCCTTCAGGAGTTATGGAGCAATCGAGTAACATCGGTATGGCAAAACTTGCACAAAAACTTGATGAAGAGATTTTTTATAAATATATCCGCGGTTTCGGGTTTGGTAATTATACTTCAATAAATCTTCCGGGAGAAGTAAAGGGAAGATTGAAAAAACCAACTGAGTGGAATGATATAACAAAAGCATTTGTTTCATTCGGTTATGAAATTTCAGTCACTCCAATTCAAATGGCAGCTGCTTATTGTGCAATAGTGAATGGCGGAATCTTATATCAACCTCAGCTTATTAAAAAAGAAATTGGCGCTGACGGAAACATCATTTATGAAAATCAGCCTAAGGAAGTAAGAAGAATTATTTCTGCCGGTACGTCTGAGAAAATGAAAAAAATTCTTGCTTCAGTTGTGGAAAAAGGAACCGGAAAAAATGCTAAGTCGGAACTTATTCATGTCGGTGGTAAAACAGGAACATCACAAAAACTGGTGAACGGCAAGTATTCAAAAACAGAGTATAACTCTTCCTTCGTTGGATTTTTCCCAGCAGACAATCCAAAAGTAGTTTGCCTGGTTCTTGTGAATTCTCCTAAAGTAGGTAAGTACGGCGGATATGTAGCAGCACCGATTTTCAAAAATATTGTTGACCGAATTATCACTTCCAATCTCAAAGATTTTCAAGCGCCGGAAGTGAACAAGGAAAACGATGCTGATATTAAAATGGTCTTTACAAAAAACAGTGAGCAAACATTTTCACCAAAGAAATACAAAAAGGTGACAATCACAAACAAAAACATTATGCCCGACCTTAATGGTGCTACACTGCGTGATGCAATAACAGCATTAACTGAACTCGGAATAAATTATAAGGTTACCGGTTCGGGAATTATCTCAACACAGAGCATCATACCAGGAGAAAAAATTAAGAAGGGAATGATTTGTTTTCTTCAATGTGCTGAAGTATCAATTGAAGGAGCTGCAGTTTATTAA
- the mraZ gene encoding division/cell wall cluster transcriptional repressor MraZ, with product MFRGQFTYSIDTKGRISIPAKLRKQISPEANDSFVITQGTGTCIDIYPLNEWQQIEERLLKLNSFTPDDSLFIRMMLQHATEDTMDSQSRILIPQPLIEYAKIDKDVLILGVLKKIEIWNPQIYQNYISQTKESYEQIAAKVMTIK from the coding sequence TTGTTTAGAGGACAATTTACATATTCAATAGATACTAAAGGCAGAATTAGCATACCAGCTAAGCTCCGCAAGCAGATATCTCCTGAGGCAAATGATTCGTTTGTTATAACTCAAGGCACGGGTACTTGCATCGATATTTACCCGTTAAATGAATGGCAGCAAATTGAAGAAAGACTGTTGAAATTAAATTCATTCACACCTGATGATTCTCTTTTTATCCGGATGATGCTTCAGCATGCTACTGAAGATACTATGGACTCACAATCGAGGATCCTAATCCCTCAACCATTAATAGAGTACGCTAAAATTGATAAAGATGTTTTGATACTTGGTGTGTTGAAAAAAATTGAAATCTGGAACCCGCAGATTTACCAGAATTATATAAGTCAAACTAAAGAAAGCTATGAGCAAATAGCTGCAAAGGTTATGACAATTAAATGA
- a CDS encoding guanosine monophosphate reductase: MKIYSKRELNEYHMSLTYDDISLIPTEISRIKSRTEADTTCNFLEKKLLLPVLSSPMDTVTGIDMAEELSRLGCIGILNRFDSSLSSIMNSNGHGNLVSAVSIALNTPEKDIEKLVERGYLICIDTANANNKEVLNKTETIKKKYNVKVIVGNIAHFSTLDQLENSGADAVRVGIGNGSVCSTSIQTGIGIGQVSSLLNVVSQRNHKKMKIKIIADGGIKSSGDIAKAISLGADVVMLGRMLSGTRETPGEVIKYNGQLWKKYRGSASFGVKMRNEFIEGEETMVAYKGAVKNVIDGISDGLRSAMSYMNSINLDELRRTESYAILSNSSYLERLPKI, translated from the coding sequence ATGAAGATCTATTCCAAGAGAGAATTGAATGAGTATCATATGTCTCTCACTTATGATGATATAAGTCTTATCCCAACCGAAATATCCAGGATTAAATCCAGAACCGAAGCAGATACAACATGTAATTTTCTGGAAAAGAAATTGTTATTACCGGTTCTGTCAAGTCCAATGGATACTGTAACAGGAATTGATATGGCAGAAGAACTTTCAAGGCTTGGCTGTATTGGAATACTTAACAGGTTTGATTCATCACTATCTTCAATAATGAATTCAAATGGTCATGGAAATCTTGTCAGTGCAGTTTCTATCGCACTTAACACTCCGGAAAAAGATATAGAAAAATTAGTTGAGCGGGGATATCTGATCTGTATAGATACAGCAAATGCAAATAATAAAGAAGTACTTAACAAGACAGAAACAATTAAGAAGAAGTACAATGTGAAAGTAATTGTTGGAAATATTGCACATTTCTCAACGCTTGATCAGTTAGAAAATTCTGGTGCAGATGCCGTGCGTGTTGGAATCGGAAATGGTTCAGTCTGCAGCACGTCAATTCAGACAGGCATAGGAATCGGACAAGTATCGTCCTTACTCAACGTCGTATCACAACGCAATCATAAAAAAATGAAGATCAAAATAATAGCCGACGGCGGAATTAAAAGTTCAGGTGATATTGCAAAGGCAATCTCACTCGGTGCTGATGTAGTAATGCTTGGCAGAATGTTATCCGGAACCAGGGAAACACCCGGGGAGGTTATTAAATACAATGGACAGTTGTGGAAAAAATATCGCGGTTCAGCTTCTTTTGGTGTGAAAATGCGAAACGAATTTATTGAGGGTGAAGAAACAATGGTGGCGTATAAAGGAGCTGTAAAAAATGTTATCGATGGAATTTCAGATGGCTTACGGAGCGCAATGAGTTATATGAACAGTATTAATCTTGATGAGTTAAGACGGACAGAATCATATGCTATTCTAAGCAACAGTTCATATTTAGAAAGGCTGCCCAAAATTTAA
- the corA gene encoding magnesium/cobalt transporter CorA, producing MYKRHSIRKKKGTSPGTPIFTGRQKIDNIRISLFDYSSSDFVEKEIKNIDELDKLSFDKRVNWINISGIHDIAAIEKIGVIFNLHPLVLEDIVNVNQSPKIEDYDHYLFIVTKMIDYDKKQECIKIEQVSFILGKNYLLTFQEDAYDVFDFLRVRIRENKGRVRKSGEDYLLYRLLDALTDNYMLVLEHLDEKIESIEDNLLDNPDQNVLESIHELRKDLMKIRRAAAPLREIIYSLEKEPKEMIHKSTLLFLRDLNDHVKQVMESLENYREIINGMHEIYISNSSFKLNQVVKVLTIISTIFIPLTFIVGIYGMNFNTNAGPLNMPELNWKYGYVFVMFLMVIIAVGLFIVFRKKKWF from the coding sequence ATGTACAAACGGCACAGTATAAGAAAAAAGAAGGGAACATCTCCGGGGACGCCCATATTCACCGGCAGGCAGAAGATTGATAACATAAGGATCAGTTTATTTGATTATAGTTCCTCCGATTTTGTTGAGAAAGAAATAAAAAATATTGATGAACTGGACAAGCTTAGTTTTGATAAACGGGTAAACTGGATAAACATAAGTGGTATACACGATATAGCTGCTATTGAAAAAATCGGGGTGATATTTAATCTTCATCCTTTAGTGCTTGAGGATATTGTTAATGTCAATCAAAGTCCCAAAATAGAGGACTATGACCACTATCTGTTCATTGTTACCAAGATGATTGATTATGATAAAAAACAGGAATGCATTAAAATTGAGCAGGTAAGTTTCATTCTCGGTAAAAATTATTTGCTGACTTTTCAGGAAGACGCTTATGATGTTTTTGATTTCCTTAGAGTAAGGATACGTGAAAATAAAGGAAGAGTAAGAAAATCAGGCGAAGATTATTTGTTGTACCGGTTGTTAGATGCTTTAACAGATAATTATATGTTAGTGCTTGAACATCTTGATGAAAAAATTGAATCAATTGAAGATAATTTACTCGATAACCCTGATCAGAATGTTCTTGAATCAATTCACGAGTTAAGAAAAGACCTGATGAAGATCCGGCGTGCTGCAGCGCCGTTAAGAGAAATAATTTATTCGCTGGAAAAAGAACCGAAAGAGATGATACATAAATCCACATTGTTATTTTTAAGGGACCTGAATGACCATGTTAAACAGGTTATGGAATCTCTGGAGAACTACCGCGAAATAATTAATGGTATGCACGAGATCTATATTTCAAACTCAAGTTTTAAGTTGAATCAGGTTGTAAAAGTACTGACGATAATTTCGACGATATTCATCCCGCTTACATTTATCGTAGGAATTTATGGAATGAATTTTAATACTAATGCCGGTCCCTTAAATATGCCGGAACTGAACTGGAAGTATGGTTATGTATTCGTAATGTTTTTGATGGTGATTATTGCGGTCGGTCTTTTCATTGTGTTCAGAAAGAAAAAATGGTTTTAA
- a CDS encoding tetratricopeptide repeat protein: MSNFCPGCGSKLEREFKFCPFCGYQLKAEEEKEPKPSTLPQVEATNIIICDNCGEENSEQNAVCESCGVKLEGSKGISTTTARRDQPKIKETKKQTSNKVNLQHQNKSGKQINDSPKSLGANNFLLATAGVVIILLVILILTGAFQTEPAAVTLSNNFSTQSQGVDLTSLNLINELQKKVDADSTDLASLLELAHLQNDSRMFEKAISNYKKYLTVKPDDADARVDMGVCYYNLQDYENAISEMTKALSYKPDHQIAHLNLGIVNLSAGNLAKSKEWLTKAFNLNPNNEVGKRAQELLKSH; this comes from the coding sequence ATGTCAAATTTTTGTCCAGGGTGTGGTTCTAAGTTAGAAAGAGAATTTAAGTTTTGTCCCTTCTGTGGTTATCAATTGAAAGCTGAAGAAGAAAAAGAACCAAAGCCATCAACACTTCCACAAGTTGAAGCTACTAACATTATAATATGTGATAATTGCGGTGAAGAAAATTCAGAGCAAAATGCAGTGTGTGAAAGTTGTGGAGTAAAATTAGAAGGCAGCAAAGGTATTTCCACTACAACAGCTAGACGTGATCAACCGAAGATCAAAGAAACCAAAAAGCAGACATCGAATAAAGTAAATCTGCAGCATCAAAATAAATCCGGTAAACAAATTAATGATTCTCCGAAATCACTTGGTGCAAATAATTTTTTATTAGCCACAGCCGGGGTTGTAATCATACTCTTAGTGATTTTAATTTTGACCGGGGCTTTTCAAACTGAACCTGCTGCGGTAACATTAAGCAATAATTTTTCGACACAGTCACAGGGTGTTGACCTTACTTCATTAAATCTGATTAATGAATTACAGAAAAAGGTTGATGCCGATTCAACTGATCTTGCATCTTTACTGGAATTAGCTCATTTACAAAATGACTCCCGGATGTTTGAAAAGGCAATCAGTAATTACAAAAAATATTTAACAGTAAAACCAGATGATGCTGATGCAAGAGTTGATATGGGAGTCTGTTATTACAATCTGCAGGATTATGAAAATGCAATTTCAGAAATGACAAAAGCTTTATCTTATAAGCCTGATCATCAAATAGCACATCTCAATCTTGGTATTGTAAATTTAAGCGCGGGAAATCTTGCTAAATCAAAGGAATGGCTGACAAAAGCATTCAACCTAAATCCTAATAATGAAGTAGGTAAGAGAGCGCAGGAATTATTAAAGTCACATTAA
- a CDS encoding helix-turn-helix domain-containing protein, with the protein MLKFNFKSVFAARGIQSPTGFLRRAGFSPHTASYIATGKVEKLNLKLLERLCILLNCTPHDLLEWVPDTKLADPGRFELSKLAGERKVHSLQDDLSELTLGKVEEVKRFIEEKRKETTSPPPPLLGKERGE; encoded by the coding sequence ATGTTAAAGTTTAATTTCAAGTCTGTGTTCGCTGCACGCGGGATTCAGAGTCCAACAGGGTTTTTAAGAAGGGCTGGGTTTTCTCCGCATACTGCTTCTTATATAGCAACGGGTAAGGTTGAGAAGTTGAATTTAAAGTTGTTAGAGAGGTTGTGCATTTTACTTAATTGCACTCCGCACGATTTGCTTGAGTGGGTTCCGGACACTAAGCTGGCTGACCCAGGCAGGTTTGAGTTGAGCAAGTTGGCTGGTGAGAGGAAAGTACATTCGCTGCAGGATGATTTGAGCGAACTGACGCTGGGGAAGGTGGAGGAGGTGAAGAGGTTTATTGAGGAGAAGAGGAAAGAAACAACCTCACCCCCGCCCCCTCTCCTTGGTAAGGAGAGGGGTGAGTGA
- a CDS encoding integration host factor subunit beta translates to MTKADIVDKVASGTGLTKLETEAIIEGFFKTVIEALKEGHGIEIRGFGSYKVKKKNARQARNPKTGAQVFVPEHFVPTFKFSKDFKDLVDKGMKEKKG, encoded by the coding sequence ATGACTAAAGCAGACATAGTCGATAAGGTTGCATCGGGAACCGGGCTCACTAAATTGGAGACCGAAGCAATTATTGAAGGATTTTTTAAAACTGTGATTGAAGCACTGAAGGAAGGTCATGGTATAGAAATTCGCGGATTTGGAAGTTATAAAGTGAAAAAGAAAAATGCTCGCCAGGCAAGGAATCCTAAAACAGGTGCACAGGTATTCGTTCCTGAACATTTTGTTCCGACCTTCAAATTCTCAAAGGACTTTAAGGATTTAGTTGATAAAGGTATGAAGGAAAAGAAAGGTTAA